In a genomic window of Desulfatirhabdium butyrativorans DSM 18734:
- a CDS encoding efflux transporter outer membrane subunit produces the protein MRMVSAGLSVRRRIGRFLAAGFVLVCAGCAVGPEYQRPEATAIPEAYFGDLHEWKIATPSAHLPRGNWWEIFGDDELNGLQAEALVANQNLKAAVARYDQARAALSVAEAARFPRLGVSAQPVYQHDSKHRPVGGRPDQSYDVTSVPFDFSYEIDLWGRVRRSVEAATAQAEASADDVESIRLSMEAELAAAWIQLRSLDAEKAIVQASIEVYRTTLELVQHRRSLGMVSDLDLAQAQTVLKSAEAQLTDIAVQRAKYQNAIALLCGKTASLFQLPERPLPMGSMVVPTGLPSELLERRPDIAAAERRMAAANASVGVATAALYPSIKFSGIAGFQSSDLYQLFDWPSRYWAVGPSLSWPVFQGGQLEAARRQSMAAYEETVARYRQTVLGAFSDVETNLAAQNQLAEEIEQVSQALASARKQLEVATNRYRLGVSTYLEVATAQNAALSIERNLARLKGQQWMAVTALVKSLGGGWES, from the coding sequence ATGAGAATGGTATCCGCCGGTTTATCGGTGCGTCGCCGGATCGGGCGGTTTCTGGCGGCCGGGTTCGTTCTGGTGTGCGCAGGCTGTGCCGTCGGGCCGGAATATCAGCGGCCGGAGGCAACCGCCATTCCGGAAGCCTATTTCGGCGACCTGCACGAATGGAAGATCGCTACGCCGAGCGCGCATCTGCCGCGCGGCAACTGGTGGGAAATTTTCGGGGATGACGAGCTGAACGGGCTCCAGGCCGAAGCGCTCGTAGCGAACCAGAACCTGAAGGCTGCAGTCGCCCGATACGATCAGGCCCGGGCGGCGTTGAGCGTGGCCGAGGCCGCCCGGTTTCCGAGGCTGGGCGTGTCGGCGCAGCCGGTATACCAGCACGATTCCAAGCATCGGCCTGTCGGCGGAAGACCCGATCAATCCTATGATGTCACCTCCGTTCCTTTCGATTTCAGCTACGAAATCGATCTGTGGGGCCGGGTGAGGCGATCGGTGGAGGCTGCGACGGCGCAGGCGGAAGCCAGCGCCGACGATGTCGAATCCATCCGGCTTTCCATGGAGGCCGAGCTTGCGGCGGCCTGGATCCAGTTGCGTTCGCTCGATGCGGAAAAGGCCATTGTGCAGGCCAGCATCGAAGTCTATCGGACAACGCTTGAGCTGGTCCAGCATCGCCGCTCTCTGGGCATGGTATCGGATCTCGATCTGGCGCAGGCGCAAACCGTGCTGAAGAGCGCCGAGGCGCAATTGACCGACATCGCTGTCCAGCGGGCCAAATACCAGAACGCCATTGCACTGCTCTGCGGCAAGACGGCCTCACTCTTCCAGCTTCCGGAGCGGCCGCTTCCGATGGGTTCCATGGTCGTGCCGACCGGTCTGCCGTCGGAGCTTCTCGAACGGAGGCCCGATATCGCCGCTGCCGAGCGGCGGATGGCCGCAGCCAATGCCAGTGTCGGCGTTGCGACGGCTGCTCTCTACCCTTCCATCAAATTTTCCGGGATTGCCGGTTTTCAAAGCAGCGATCTATATCAGCTCTTCGATTGGCCGAGCCGGTATTGGGCCGTCGGGCCTTCCCTTTCCTGGCCGGTGTTTCAGGGCGGCCAGCTCGAGGCGGCCCGGCGTCAGAGCATGGCTGCCTATGAAGAAACTGTCGCCCGGTACCGCCAGACCGTGCTCGGCGCTTTCTCGGATGTGGAAACCAATCTGGCGGCCCAGAACCAGCTTGCCGAGGAAATCGAACAAGTTTCGCAAGCGCTCGCATCGGCCCGAAAGCAACTGGAAGTCGCCACCAACCGCTACCGGTTGGGGGTCTCGACGTACCTGGAGGTGGCCACAGCCCAGAATGCGGCCCTGAGCATCGAACGAAACCTGGCGCGGCTCAAGGGGCAGCAATGGATGGCTGTGACGGCTCTGGTCAAATCGCTCGGGGGCGGGTGGGAATCGTGA
- a CDS encoding thioredoxin family protein, producing MLNHCAFRSSFSRYGVFTMLALLFASMTVLGAAFAADSPEIPAKGMVTMIDLGADRCIPCKMMAPILEKVKKDYEGRAFIHFYDVWKDRTPADRYRIRVIPTQIFFDKDGKEVYRHEGFLSEADIVAKLKSLGVK from the coding sequence ATGCTGAACCATTGCGCTTTCCGATCGTCTTTCTCCCGCTATGGTGTTTTTACGATGCTTGCATTGTTGTTTGCGAGCATGACGGTGCTTGGTGCCGCTTTCGCCGCGGATTCGCCCGAAATCCCGGCCAAAGGCATGGTGACGATGATCGATCTGGGCGCAGACCGGTGCATTCCCTGCAAGATGATGGCGCCGATTCTCGAAAAGGTGAAAAAAGACTACGAAGGCCGGGCGTTCATTCATTTCTATGATGTCTGGAAGGACCGCACACCAGCGGATCGCTATCGCATCCGGGTCATACCGACCCAGATCTTTTTCGACAAGGATGGCAAGGAAGTCTACCGGCATGAAGGTTTCCTCAGCGAGGCGGATATCGTGGCCAAGCTGAAATCCCTCGGCGTGAAATAG
- a CDS encoding cytochrome c biogenesis CcdA family protein, which yields MLETLMLTVNEWMGSGSAIALTGSFVWGMISVMLSPCHLASIPLIVAYVGGQETGVQPKKAVWYSTAFTLGLFITIAIVGIICALLGRMLGDVSVWFQVLVGAVLIWVALGMLGVQACSMSGSLLYRLRLQGMAGAFGLGLAYGVLSGSCTFGFIAPILAIVTVQQQIGIGILMMVVFALGHCLPIVVAGSSMAFVRRLTENSAWQGAGVWFRRGAGVVIALLGLYFIVSPWTMVMSSG from the coding sequence ATGCTGGAAACACTGATGCTGACAGTCAATGAATGGATGGGATCGGGCTCGGCCATCGCACTCACCGGATCTTTCGTATGGGGGATGATCAGCGTGATGCTCAGCCCATGTCATCTGGCGTCCATCCCGCTCATCGTGGCCTATGTCGGCGGGCAGGAAACCGGCGTTCAGCCCAAAAAGGCCGTCTGGTATTCGACGGCCTTTACTCTGGGTCTCTTCATCACCATTGCCATCGTCGGCATCATTTGTGCGCTTCTGGGCAGAATGCTCGGCGATGTCAGCGTCTGGTTCCAGGTGCTGGTCGGTGCCGTGCTGATCTGGGTGGCGCTGGGCATGCTCGGCGTCCAGGCCTGCTCGATGTCCGGTTCGCTTCTCTACCGTTTGAGGCTTCAGGGCATGGCGGGCGCCTTCGGTTTGGGCCTTGCCTACGGTGTGCTTTCGGGCTCCTGCACCTTCGGATTCATTGCGCCCATTCTGGCCATCGTAACGGTGCAGCAGCAGATTGGGATAGGCATCCTGATGATGGTTGTCTTCGCGCTCGGCCATTGTCTGCCCATCGTCGTTGCCGGAAGCTCAATGGCCTTTGTCCGCAGGCTTACCGAAAACAGCGCCTGGCAGGGGGCAGGCGTTTGGTTTCGCAGAGGGGCCGGGGTTGTGATCGCCCTTCTGGGGCTTTATTTCATCGTCAGCCCCTGGACGATGGTGATGTCTTCCGGATGA
- a CDS encoding sulfurtransferase, which yields MKRQYARMTVSCITLLAVLVVYAAAVSAGSLIEPAELKTWVDNGYRTKDGQRVVIIDVVPNPDDLHSWFAGDAAKLQATMKARFGDDSAQYQSIIQLEKNGKLGHIPGSLCLISHADGVVANRNEGPMVASHQVGDAAHVSAMLQKLGVTQDDVLVLTSSQQIPWMVCGPRLWWTLYYWGFSPDKLKLLNGSTQGYADAGYPLEKGGVQPRVRPSTFSVDQLPSRHLQARVSLQEMISMVDSGATTNGSVYLLDVRQPPFAYYLKDERKADGTAGSDGIPDIYQMPGFSYDAKTKRFTRSSDKAVFNLSRMLFSPDANDGKTAFATFDMKVNPPIPLPNRWLAMHSSPREAHLAIPLSARDAAFEGMIKGAHLAKTPQYNITVPALAGPDHRYKSKDELLKAFAKAGIDGAKPIVIYCQTGAVSSFYFYVLHEVCGFTDVRMYDGSWLEWGNMTAFEPADAYYVRHDAEMVFPAYPSLMPVVGIFDGHNNYLEWDGSRLVDTVTGEPVSESHVKLGGHMKGNMRWDTLHRSEHVVFRASEKIQDPNRYQTFNRNTDWLPKDTAPDCMDSADMIGREDAK from the coding sequence ATGAAGAGACAATATGCCCGGATGACCGTTTCCTGTATCACCTTGTTGGCTGTGCTGGTTGTTTATGCCGCGGCGGTATCGGCAGGATCCCTGATCGAACCGGCTGAACTGAAAACCTGGGTGGACAACGGCTACCGGACAAAAGATGGTCAGCGGGTGGTGATCATCGATGTGGTGCCCAACCCGGACGATCTGCATTCGTGGTTTGCCGGCGATGCAGCCAAACTGCAGGCAACCATGAAGGCCCGCTTTGGGGATGATTCAGCCCAATATCAGTCCATCATCCAGCTTGAAAAAAATGGAAAGCTGGGACACATCCCCGGCTCGCTTTGCCTGATCTCGCATGCAGACGGCGTTGTGGCCAATCGAAATGAGGGGCCCATGGTCGCTTCTCACCAGGTGGGTGATGCGGCGCATGTCAGCGCCATGCTGCAGAAGCTCGGGGTTACCCAGGACGATGTGCTGGTGCTGACAAGCTCGCAGCAGATCCCATGGATGGTCTGCGGCCCGCGGCTCTGGTGGACGCTGTACTACTGGGGATTTTCGCCAGACAAACTGAAGCTTCTGAATGGCAGCACCCAGGGATATGCCGATGCAGGGTATCCCTTGGAGAAGGGGGGTGTACAGCCCAGGGTGAGGCCATCCACTTTCAGCGTGGACCAACTGCCCTCCAGGCATTTGCAGGCAAGGGTCAGCCTGCAGGAAATGATTTCGATGGTCGACAGCGGGGCTACCACAAACGGATCGGTCTATCTGCTGGATGTCCGTCAACCGCCATTTGCCTACTACCTGAAAGATGAACGAAAGGCCGATGGGACCGCTGGCAGCGACGGCATCCCGGATATCTACCAGATGCCCGGTTTCAGCTACGATGCAAAAACGAAACGCTTTACCCGCAGCTCGGACAAGGCGGTATTCAATCTGAGCCGGATGCTCTTTTCCCCCGATGCAAACGACGGCAAAACGGCCTTCGCAACCTTCGATATGAAGGTCAATCCGCCGATTCCACTGCCTAACCGGTGGCTGGCAATGCACAGCAGCCCCCGTGAAGCTCATCTGGCCATACCGCTCAGTGCCAGAGATGCCGCTTTTGAAGGAATGATCAAAGGCGCGCACCTGGCCAAGACGCCGCAGTACAACATTACCGTTCCGGCGTTGGCGGGGCCGGATCATCGTTACAAAAGCAAGGACGAACTGCTGAAGGCCTTTGCCAAGGCTGGTATTGACGGTGCCAAACCGATTGTCATTTATTGCCAGACTGGCGCTGTTTCCTCCTTCTATTTCTACGTCCTCCACGAGGTTTGCGGCTTTACGGATGTCCGAATGTATGATGGGTCCTGGTTGGAGTGGGGCAACATGACCGCTTTTGAACCGGCTGACGCTTATTATGTCCGGCATGACGCCGAGATGGTTTTTCCGGCTTATCCTTCATTGATGCCGGTGGTGGGAATTTTTGACGGCCACAACAATTATCTGGAATGGGATGGCTCCCGGCTGGTGGATACCGTCACCGGCGAACCGGTTTCGGAGAGCCACGTGAAACTTGGCGGCCACATGAAAGGCAATATGCGCTGGGATACGCTGCACCGCTCCGAGCATGTGGTCTTTCGCGCTTCGGAAAAGATTCAGGATCCGAATAGGTATCAGACCTTCAACCGGAACACCGACTGGCTGCCCAAGGATACGGCGCCTGACTGCATGGATTCAGCCGACATGATCGGGCGGGAAGATGCCAAATAA
- a CDS encoding FAD-dependent oxidoreductase — protein MERRKKIVVIGGSAAGPKAAAKARRVDPDAEVIMLQKNAELSMASCGYPYYVGGFFDNRDMLLSNPAGITRDPVYFKSAKDIDARVNTEVTAVDKNRHIVFFQHTITGETGELTYDKLIIATGATPLMPPIPGIDLEGITTLQSMQDADFLRKIGDEGIVKKAVIVGGGLIGVETSEALQLADIEITIIELVPQLLTFLDWELAKLVENHVRSKGANVITDNGVAAFLGKEGKLTAVKLRNGTELPCELAVVAIGVRPNVKLAKDMGLAIGETGGIEVDAYMQTSDPDIYAVGDCVESVNRLTGKKVFAPYGDLANLQGRVAGENAALGNCVKFPGTIQTGICKVFDYAAGSTGLSESMARRLGYPDIITVINASLDKPGFMGGKLLVTKLVADSKTGKILGAQCVGPGNVAKQIAQWSMAIQGNLTVEDIVNADLPYAPPYSLAIDHGIATAHVMQNKMKGRMIGISSMDVHRKLANQEKLFLLDVREPAEYKQMRLGVGETLIPVGALRGRLHELPQDKDTEIVCFCQVALRGYEAALVLKHNGWKNVKVMEGGVASWPFPREK, from the coding sequence TTGGAAAGAAGAAAAAAGATTGTCGTTATCGGCGGATCTGCGGCAGGCCCCAAGGCGGCTGCAAAAGCCAGAAGGGTTGACCCCGATGCAGAAGTGATCATGCTCCAGAAAAATGCGGAGCTTTCCATGGCATCCTGTGGATATCCGTATTATGTCGGCGGATTTTTCGATAATCGGGACATGCTCCTCAGCAATCCCGCGGGGATCACACGGGATCCGGTGTATTTCAAGAGCGCCAAAGACATCGATGCGCGGGTCAATACCGAAGTGACGGCCGTAGACAAGAACCGGCATATCGTGTTTTTTCAACATACGATAACCGGTGAAACGGGCGAGCTGACCTATGACAAATTGATTATCGCCACCGGCGCCACCCCCCTGATGCCGCCGATTCCCGGGATCGATCTGGAGGGGATCACCACCTTGCAGTCGATGCAGGATGCGGACTTTTTGAGAAAAATCGGTGATGAAGGTATCGTCAAAAAAGCGGTGATTGTCGGTGGCGGGCTGATCGGGGTCGAGACCAGTGAAGCGCTTCAATTGGCGGATATTGAGATTACCATCATCGAACTGGTGCCGCAGCTTCTGACGTTTCTCGATTGGGAGCTGGCCAAGCTGGTGGAGAATCATGTCAGAAGTAAGGGCGCGAATGTCATCACCGATAACGGGGTCGCCGCATTCCTCGGTAAAGAGGGCAAGCTGACCGCCGTGAAACTCCGGAACGGAACGGAATTGCCCTGTGAGCTGGCTGTGGTGGCCATCGGTGTCCGGCCCAATGTGAAGCTGGCCAAAGATATGGGGCTTGCCATTGGCGAAACCGGCGGTATCGAGGTCGACGCCTATATGCAGACCTCGGATCCGGATATTTATGCTGTGGGAGACTGCGTGGAATCCGTCAACCGGCTTACCGGAAAGAAAGTTTTTGCGCCATACGGCGATTTGGCCAATTTACAGGGCCGGGTAGCCGGAGAGAATGCGGCTTTGGGAAATTGTGTGAAATTCCCCGGAACGATTCAGACAGGTATCTGCAAGGTTTTTGACTATGCGGCCGGTTCGACCGGGCTTTCCGAATCGATGGCCAGACGGTTGGGGTATCCCGATATCATCACGGTGATCAATGCCAGTCTAGATAAACCGGGATTTATGGGCGGCAAACTTCTGGTAACCAAGCTGGTGGCAGACAGCAAAACCGGAAAAATTCTGGGCGCCCAGTGTGTCGGACCCGGAAACGTCGCCAAACAGATTGCCCAGTGGTCCATGGCCATTCAGGGAAACCTGACGGTTGAAGACATCGTGAATGCCGATCTTCCCTACGCTCCCCCGTATTCACTGGCCATCGATCACGGTATCGCTACGGCCCATGTCATGCAAAACAAGATGAAGGGCCGCATGATCGGCATCAGTTCCATGGATGTTCACCGGAAACTGGCTAACCAGGAAAAGCTCTTTCTTCTGGATGTCCGGGAGCCTGCCGAATACAAACAGATGCGTCTCGGCGTCGGAGAAACGCTGATTCCTGTTGGCGCGCTTCGCGGCCGCCTTCATGAGCTTCCCCAGGATAAAGACACCGAGATCGTTTGTTTCTGCCAGGTGGCCCTAAGGGGATATGAAGCTGCGCTGGTTCTCAAACACAATGGCTGGAAAAATGTCAAAGTCATGGAAGGGGGCGTCGCATCATGGCCGTTCCCACGTGAAAAGTAG
- a CDS encoding response regulator, giving the protein MKKSSESTIVKESLILVVDDAPDNLKLLERLLAKQGYRIQVCQSGLEALQAAPRLKPELILLDIVMPEMDGYEVCRQLRLNSRTKEIPIIFLSSMDKTEDIVRGFQLGAADYITKPVNPAELYARIFNHIELKRLKNELNEAAVRIEALIERLTAAETIFPACDGCEKGRALVTPAWAESIRDILVSCRSLNPGAFRCPNCPKPPSDSA; this is encoded by the coding sequence GTGAAGAAATCTTCAGAATCCACCATTGTCAAAGAATCCCTGATTCTGGTCGTGGACGACGCACCCGACAACCTGAAACTGCTCGAGCGGCTTCTGGCCAAACAGGGGTATCGGATTCAGGTGTGCCAGAGCGGCCTGGAGGCGCTTCAGGCCGCTCCCAGGCTCAAGCCCGAGCTCATCCTGCTCGACATTGTCATGCCCGAGATGGACGGCTATGAAGTCTGCAGGCAGCTTCGCCTCAATTCCCGCACCAAGGAAATCCCCATCATCTTTCTCTCCTCCATGGACAAGACCGAGGACATCGTCCGGGGCTTTCAACTGGGGGCTGCCGACTACATCACCAAACCGGTCAATCCGGCGGAACTCTATGCCCGCATCTTCAACCACATCGAACTCAAGCGGTTGAAAAACGAGCTCAACGAAGCGGCGGTCCGAATCGAAGCGCTGATCGAGCGGCTGACTGCCGCTGAAACCATCTTCCCGGCCTGTGACGGTTGCGAAAAAGGCCGGGCGCTCGTCACCCCTGCCTGGGCCGAATCCATCCGCGACATCCTGGTTTCCTGCAGATCCCTGAATCCCGGGGCGTTCCGATGCCCCAACTGCCCCAAACCTCCCTCAGATAGCGCCTGA
- a CDS encoding acyl-CoA dehydratase activase, with protein sequence MITAGIDIGSITAKAAVIENGKLLAVHTLPTGYNARQAGEDVFEAIVSAIGMNPTRIDAIVATGYGRNSVTFAQKAVTEITCHAAGVHFLDPSARTIIDIGGQDSKAILLDDRGRVKDFAMNDKCAAGTGRFLEVMARALHAEIEEFGGISLQAQAPAAISSLCTVFAESEVISLISKGETRENIIAGIHESVAGRIGAMLNRMKWSPPVMMTGGVARNIGIVKALEAKLGTPILVNDHAQVTGAIGAALIASNGGKP encoded by the coding sequence ATGATCACTGCAGGAATCGATATCGGATCGATTACGGCCAAGGCGGCCGTGATCGAAAACGGCAAGTTACTGGCCGTTCATACCCTTCCAACGGGTTACAACGCAAGGCAGGCAGGTGAAGACGTATTTGAGGCCATCGTCAGCGCAATCGGCATGAACCCGACCCGCATCGACGCCATCGTTGCAACGGGCTACGGCAGAAACAGCGTCACCTTCGCTCAGAAGGCGGTCACGGAAATCACCTGCCATGCAGCGGGCGTGCATTTTCTGGATCCTTCCGCCCGGACCATCATCGACATCGGCGGGCAGGACAGCAAGGCCATCCTGCTGGATGATCGGGGCCGGGTAAAGGATTTCGCCATGAACGACAAGTGTGCGGCCGGTACCGGGCGGTTTCTGGAAGTCATGGCCCGGGCGCTTCATGCCGAGATCGAGGAATTCGGCGGTATTTCCCTGCAGGCCCAGGCACCGGCGGCCATCAGCAGCCTGTGCACGGTATTTGCCGAATCGGAAGTCATTTCGCTGATTTCCAAAGGAGAAACCCGGGAAAACATCATCGCGGGGATTCACGAATCCGTTGCCGGCCGGATCGGCGCCATGCTCAACCGGATGAAATGGAGTCCGCCGGTCATGATGACGGGCGGGGTTGCCCGAAATATCGGCATCGTCAAAGCCCTCGAAGCCAAATTGGGGACGCCCATTCTGGTCAACGATCATGCCCAGGTAACCGGCGCCATCGGCGCAGCGCTGATCGCCTCAAACGGTGGAAAACCCTGA
- a CDS encoding 2-hydroxyacyl-CoA dehydratase subunit D gives MTTLKPENKKLASVARMKDIMTEYYIGAKTARDTGKKVAWITSGGPVEPLLAMDVIPVYPENHGAMIGAAKMGAGLCETAESMGYPSDLCSYARADIGCAVTNGGPIGGLPAPDMLVCCNNICGTVLKWYEIQARRFDVPLFILDTPVCHTGFSAEARTYVRSQVENYIVFLETVLQRPFDRERMQQVGRLSIEAQRLWQQVLLTLRHHPAPMSAFDAFFHLALIVTLRGTPIVIDYYRMLLAELEERIAQGIGAVENERYRLLWDNLPVWYRTKWLSEKFASWNACLVADTYTSAWCSSLPYMDEADFLGSMAEGYTRIYLNLGIDAMADILMKMIDTYDIHGVVMHSNRSCKPYSFGQYDMAEWIRRARGIPVLLLDADMVDPRQFSEAQIEARIDAFMEMMQR, from the coding sequence ATGACGACGCTCAAGCCCGAAAACAAGAAACTGGCCTCGGTCGCCAGAATGAAAGATATCATGACCGAGTATTATATCGGCGCAAAGACCGCCCGGGATACCGGGAAAAAGGTGGCATGGATCACCAGCGGCGGCCCGGTGGAACCCTTGCTCGCCATGGACGTCATCCCGGTTTATCCGGAAAACCACGGCGCCATGATCGGAGCCGCAAAGATGGGCGCCGGACTGTGTGAAACGGCAGAATCCATGGGATATCCATCGGATCTGTGCTCCTACGCCAGGGCGGACATCGGCTGCGCCGTCACGAATGGCGGCCCCATCGGCGGACTTCCGGCGCCGGACATGCTGGTCTGCTGCAACAACATCTGCGGCACCGTGCTCAAATGGTATGAAATCCAGGCAAGGCGCTTCGATGTTCCGCTCTTCATCCTCGATACCCCGGTATGCCACACCGGTTTTTCCGCAGAAGCCAGAACCTATGTCCGATCTCAGGTCGAAAATTACATCGTTTTTCTGGAAACGGTATTGCAGCGGCCTTTCGACCGGGAGCGGATGCAGCAAGTCGGCAGGCTTTCCATCGAGGCCCAGCGCCTGTGGCAGCAGGTGCTGCTGACCCTGCGGCATCATCCGGCACCCATGAGCGCATTCGATGCCTTTTTTCATCTGGCCCTCATCGTCACCCTTCGGGGAACGCCGATCGTGATCGATTATTACCGGATGCTCCTTGCGGAACTCGAAGAGCGGATCGCCCAGGGAATCGGTGCAGTCGAAAACGAGCGCTACCGTCTACTCTGGGACAATCTTCCCGTCTGGTACCGCACCAAATGGCTTTCCGAAAAATTCGCCTCCTGGAATGCCTGCCTGGTGGCAGACACATACACATCGGCATGGTGCAGTTCACTGCCCTACATGGATGAAGCCGATTTTCTCGGCTCCATGGCGGAAGGGTATACCCGAATCTACCTGAATCTGGGCATCGACGCCATGGCCGATATCCTGATGAAAATGATCGATACATACGACATTCACGGGGTGGTGATGCATTCCAACCGGAGCTGCAAACCCTATTCCTTCGGCCAGTACGACATGGCCGAATGGATCCGCCGGGCCCGGGGCATTCCGGTGCTCCTGCTCGATGCCGACATGGTCGACCCGAGGCAGTTTTCGGAGGCCCAGATCGAGGCGCGAATCGACGCCTTCATGGAGATGATGCAACGATGA
- a CDS encoding HD domain-containing phosphohydrolase: MDDEESILEVAKEFFTIRGYKVFTAQNGEQAYEILKSTRIDCCFTDINMPVMNGIELAEKINRLDNTIPVVIMTGFPSLENTLKTLKNGVVDFLIKPVNLNHMELCIQRVLQQRRLFVENILLKEEAEQKARLEELNRELTQKVKDLKTMNRITNEFLMLTSSTDVFDRLVRMAVEISKADAAMFHLIHEMIDQPVLVSRFLCADDPAALVLSQTVPPEFVKDVGGEKMPFIASPDALNPISEHVGSLMASPLTIRGRVFGVLTAAKMPEKYEFEEKDLFYLSVMTSHAAYAIENLALYENIYQNLFSTIYAFVRAIGARDSYTEHHCNRVTRVARMIAEHMGCSEEELDILYTGGLLHDIGKIGIRDEILLKPARLTEEEYEIIKTHTTIGANIVGQIGLWEREQGIIRHHHERYDGKGYPDGLSGEAIPYLARVLTVADVYDALASDRTYRRRMSEEKILQIIREGRGTQFDPQIVDVFLELYQKGIIQQHDSCPCATGNL; encoded by the coding sequence GTGGATGACGAAGAAAGCATCCTCGAAGTTGCCAAAGAGTTTTTCACCATTCGGGGATATAAAGTCTTCACTGCACAGAACGGCGAACAGGCTTATGAAATTCTGAAGAGTACGCGAATCGATTGCTGTTTTACCGATATCAACATGCCGGTGATGAATGGCATCGAGCTGGCGGAAAAAATCAACCGGCTCGACAACACCATCCCGGTGGTCATCATGACCGGCTTCCCTTCCCTCGAAAACACCCTCAAGACCCTGAAAAACGGCGTCGTCGATTTTCTCATCAAACCGGTCAACCTCAACCATATGGAGCTGTGCATCCAGCGGGTGCTGCAACAGCGAAGGCTTTTTGTCGAAAACATCCTGCTCAAGGAAGAAGCCGAACAGAAGGCCAGGCTCGAGGAGCTCAATCGCGAATTGACGCAGAAGGTCAAGGACCTGAAAACCATGAACCGGATCACGAACGAATTTCTGATGCTGACCAGCAGCACGGATGTCTTCGATCGATTGGTCCGGATGGCCGTTGAAATATCCAAGGCCGATGCGGCGATGTTTCACCTGATCCATGAAATGATCGATCAGCCCGTTCTGGTCAGCCGCTTTTTATGCGCTGACGATCCGGCAGCATTGGTGTTATCCCAAACGGTTCCGCCGGAATTTGTCAAGGATGTGGGGGGTGAAAAAATGCCCTTCATTGCCTCACCGGATGCGCTGAATCCGATTTCCGAACATGTCGGCTCTCTCATGGCCTCTCCGCTGACGATTCGGGGCAGGGTCTTTGGCGTACTGACAGCCGCCAAAATGCCGGAGAAATACGAATTCGAAGAAAAAGACCTGTTCTATCTTTCGGTGATGACCAGCCATGCAGCATACGCCATCGAAAACCTGGCGCTCTACGAGAACATCTACCAGAACCTGTTTTCGACCATTTACGCTTTTGTGCGGGCGATCGGGGCAAGAGATTCCTACACGGAACACCATTGCAATCGGGTGACCCGTGTGGCCAGAATGATTGCCGAACACATGGGCTGCTCCGAGGAAGAGCTCGACATTCTCTATACGGGCGGGCTCCTGCATGACATCGGCAAGATCGGGATCCGGGATGAAATTCTGCTCAAGCCCGCCCGTCTGACCGAAGAAGAATACGAAATCATCAAGACGCATACGACCATCGGGGCCAATATTGTCGGTCAGATCGGCCTGTGGGAGAGGGAGCAGGGCATCATTCGACACCACCATGAACGCTACGACGGGAAAGGATACCCGGACGGGCTGAGCGGAGAAGCGATTCCGTATCTGGCCCGCGTCCTGACCGTTGCCGATGTCTATGACGCCCTCGCATCGGATCGAACCTATCGCAGGCGGATGAGCGAGGAGAAGATTCTCCAGATCATCCGGGAAGGACGCGGGACCCAGTTCGATCCCCAAATCGTCGATGTTTTTCTGGAGTTGTATCAAAAAGGGATTATTCAGCAGCACGATTCCTGTCCGTGTGCAACCGGAAATTTGTAG